One window of the Amycolatopsis mediterranei genome contains the following:
- a CDS encoding phytoene desaturase family protein, which produces MDTEEKAAQRWDAIVVGSGIGGLVCAGYLVASGMRVLVLEQHDVAGGNSHVFRRRRAYQFDVGVHYLGDCGPDGLLPRVLSGLGLADRVRFHPMDPDGFDRIVLPSVTVDVPTGWDRYADRLRAALPAETDGITRYIEVCAAVAQACRQSAFSAGPAAKVPAVMLRWSRRTLAQLFDHCGLSARARTILAAQSGNYGSAPAGTLVVAHTMMLDDYLRGAYYPEGGGQVIAASFVELLESHGGTLLTRTRVDRILIERGKVAGVRLTDGTVHRAPVVVSNADYRRTVLELCDGRENLPEPVVARAETATMRLPLAVCYVALDRELPLPSANIWYWPNEDVDAAYAQVEAGRLDALPFAFLSFASLKDPVPGSACPPGHMNFQIMTACPPGYAHWGLTDGPAHGARYRREPGYLGAKDRLTEQMLDLAEAAIGPFRKHLVHVETSTPLTQERYTLSTGGSAYGLHTWGRVGQRPDIDSGVDGLYLAGQSILHGGGIVGVATGGALCASTILGRPVLADAAGVLGNPELLPEREPGWDPLRTSRGLRRRGARGLALLDRVVAG; this is translated from the coding sequence GTGGACACAGAAGAGAAGGCCGCCCAGCGCTGGGACGCCATCGTGGTCGGCTCCGGGATCGGCGGCCTCGTGTGCGCCGGATACCTGGTGGCGAGCGGGATGCGCGTGCTCGTGCTCGAACAGCACGACGTCGCGGGCGGCAACAGCCACGTGTTCCGCCGGCGGCGCGCCTACCAGTTCGACGTGGGGGTGCACTACCTCGGCGACTGCGGACCGGACGGCCTGCTGCCGCGGGTCCTCTCGGGCCTCGGCCTCGCCGACCGGGTGCGCTTCCACCCCATGGATCCCGACGGGTTCGACCGGATCGTCCTGCCGAGTGTGACCGTGGACGTGCCGACCGGGTGGGACCGCTACGCCGACCGGCTGCGGGCCGCGCTGCCCGCGGAGACCGACGGCATCACCCGCTACATCGAGGTGTGCGCGGCCGTCGCGCAGGCCTGCCGCCAGTCCGCCTTCTCCGCGGGGCCGGCGGCGAAGGTGCCGGCCGTGATGCTGCGCTGGAGCCGCCGGACGCTCGCGCAGCTGTTCGACCACTGCGGACTGTCGGCCCGGGCGCGCACGATCCTGGCCGCCCAGTCCGGGAACTACGGGTCCGCGCCGGCCGGCACGCTCGTCGTCGCGCACACGATGATGCTCGACGACTACCTGCGCGGCGCCTACTACCCCGAGGGCGGCGGGCAGGTGATCGCCGCCTCCTTCGTCGAGCTGCTGGAGTCGCACGGCGGCACGCTGCTCACCCGCACGCGGGTCGACCGGATCCTGATCGAGCGCGGCAAGGTGGCGGGCGTCCGGCTGACCGACGGCACGGTCCACCGCGCACCGGTGGTCGTGTCCAATGCGGACTACCGCCGGACCGTGCTGGAACTGTGCGACGGCCGGGAAAACCTGCCCGAGCCGGTGGTGGCCCGTGCGGAGACGGCGACGATGCGCCTGCCGCTGGCCGTCTGCTACGTCGCGCTCGACCGGGAACTGCCGCTGCCCAGCGCGAACATCTGGTACTGGCCCAACGAAGACGTCGATGCGGCGTACGCGCAGGTCGAGGCGGGCCGGCTCGACGCGCTGCCGTTCGCGTTCCTGTCCTTCGCTTCCCTGAAGGACCCGGTGCCGGGCTCGGCGTGCCCGCCGGGGCACATGAACTTCCAGATCATGACGGCCTGCCCGCCCGGCTACGCGCACTGGGGACTCACGGACGGGCCGGCGCACGGGGCCCGCTACCGGCGCGAACCCGGCTACCTGGGCGCCAAGGACCGGCTCACCGAACAGATGCTGGACCTGGCCGAGGCCGCGATCGGGCCGTTCCGCAAGCACCTCGTGCACGTCGAGACGTCGACGCCGCTGACCCAGGAGCGCTACACGCTTTCGACCGGGGGCAGCGCGTACGGCCTGCACACCTGGGGCCGGGTCGGGCAACGGCCGGATATCGATTCGGGCGTCGACGGTCTCTACCTCGCGGGTCAGAGCATCTTGCACGGTGGCGGAATCGTCGGGGTCGCGACCGGGGGCGCGCTGTGCGCGTCGACGATCCTCGGCCGGCCGGTCCTCGCGGACGCCGCCGGGGTGCTGGGGAATCCCGAGCTGCTCCCGGAACGCGAGCCCGGCTGGGACCCGCTGCGCACCTCCCGGGGCCTGCGGCGGCGCGGGGCGCGCGGCCTCGCCCTGCTCGACCGGGTCGTGGCGGGATAG
- a CDS encoding acyl carrier protein, translating to MAEPTEVLDDRVVAGICAALESVLEAEVTDLGPETRLADAGLDSTGVLELLMQLEEALGIEFDAENLEMSHFESVGSLARFVSAEMAA from the coding sequence GTGGCTGAACCGACGGAGGTCCTGGACGACCGCGTGGTCGCGGGCATCTGCGCCGCGCTGGAGTCCGTGCTGGAGGCGGAGGTCACCGACCTCGGCCCGGAGACCCGGCTCGCCGACGCCGGTCTCGACTCCACCGGCGTGCTGGAACTGCTGATGCAGCTGGAAGAGGCGCTTGGCATCGAATTCGACGCCGAGAACCTGGAAATGAGCCACTTCGAGTCGGTCGGGTCGCTGGCCCGGTTCGTCTCGGCCGAAATGGCCGCCTGA
- a CDS encoding acyl-CoA dehydrogenase family protein has product MTATVLDERLGTLRDAAREWGAEFRTAGAGLDTDPDGVGAHLDLAGVRCLATMLVPAEFGGAGLALGAHRFHGMTAIERTVVLEELARGDAGLMLASPGASMSGVLVDVLADREQKEWFYGRLLERPTWTFFALTEPDRGSDATALETALKTSPDGGGPHRLDGRKKYVGNAARAALGVVFARTGPGPLGVTAVLVDTADPGFRAEPIESLGLRAARICELTLDGVAVPAERVLGRDRSPARRGMWACVQTFNRLRPGVAAIAVGIAAAAHDYVRAERGPLGRGEADRLDRLGRRIEGVRHLVQLSAIEVDADGSRGHLASAAKAEACRLAEEATLEACGFFGPRARWEHPALDKLVRDARGVEFMEGAGNIQKLTVFQGLVAGKVGRGDPFPAHAGNSSTGGSSCR; this is encoded by the coding sequence GTGACCGCGACCGTGCTGGACGAACGGCTCGGGACGCTGCGGGACGCGGCCCGGGAGTGGGGCGCGGAGTTCCGCACCGCGGGCGCCGGCCTCGACACCGACCCCGACGGCGTCGGTGCGCACCTGGACCTGGCCGGCGTCCGCTGCCTCGCCACCATGCTCGTCCCCGCGGAGTTCGGGGGCGCGGGCCTGGCACTGGGCGCGCACCGCTTCCACGGCATGACGGCGATCGAGCGGACCGTGGTGCTCGAAGAACTCGCCCGCGGCGACGCCGGCCTGATGCTCGCCAGCCCGGGCGCGTCGATGTCCGGCGTGCTCGTCGACGTGCTGGCCGACCGGGAGCAGAAGGAGTGGTTCTACGGCCGGCTCCTCGAACGTCCGACGTGGACGTTCTTCGCGCTCACCGAGCCGGATCGCGGATCCGACGCCACCGCGCTGGAGACGGCGCTGAAGACTTCGCCGGACGGCGGCGGCCCGCACCGGCTCGACGGCCGCAAGAAGTACGTCGGCAACGCCGCCCGGGCCGCGCTGGGGGTCGTGTTCGCCCGCACCGGGCCCGGCCCGCTGGGCGTCACCGCGGTCCTGGTGGACACGGCGGACCCGGGGTTCCGCGCCGAGCCGATCGAGTCGCTGGGGCTGCGTGCCGCGCGGATCTGCGAGCTGACGCTGGACGGCGTCGCCGTGCCCGCCGAGCGCGTGCTCGGCCGGGACCGCTCGCCCGCCCGGCGGGGCATGTGGGCGTGCGTGCAGACCTTCAACCGGCTGCGGCCGGGCGTCGCCGCGATCGCGGTCGGCATCGCCGCGGCCGCCCACGACTACGTGCGGGCCGAACGCGGCCCGCTCGGCCGCGGCGAGGCCGACCGGCTCGACCGGCTGGGCCGCCGCATCGAGGGCGTGCGCCACCTCGTGCAGCTGTCCGCGATCGAGGTCGACGCCGACGGTTCCCGCGGCCACCTGGCTTCGGCGGCCAAGGCCGAAGCGTGCCGGCTGGCCGAGGAGGCCACGCTCGAAGCGTGCGGCTTCTTCGGGCCGCGGGCCCGCTGGGAGCACCCGGCGCTGGACAAGCTGGTCCGGGACGCGCGCGGCGTCGAGTTCATGGAGGGCGCCGGAAACATCCAGAAGCTCACCGTCTTCCAGGGCCTGGTCGCCGGCAAGGTCGGCCGGGGCGACCCCTTTCCCGCGCACGCCGGGAACTCGTCGACCGGAGGTTCGTCGTGCAGGTGA
- a CDS encoding pyridoxal-phosphate dependent enzyme — translation MQVITRPEEFDVTDLYVDLRHIVDRRVLMKCEGFNFARSSKLKPALEMVALAERAGVLRPGSTIVETSSGNLGVALSLVAASRGYRFVCVTDPRSTLLTRQLMQNLGTEVLVAPDPAAGLRLVRRLCAENDGYTWLDQYVNAGNWMAHFRSTGPDILRTVPDLDVLFVGVGSAGTLTGCARYLRQVRPQVRIVAVECVGPGPRAARRSTALRTSVRFPVIDMSLVDDLVRVDEAAAIRECRRLALRGFLLGGGSGMVLAGALGWLEENDAGGAEPTAVVISPDLGDRYLDTIYQDQWVKDNYGPEALLDGAEPDSRYAKTLFEVP, via the coding sequence GTGCAGGTGATCACGAGGCCGGAGGAGTTCGACGTCACCGACCTGTACGTCGACCTCCGCCACATCGTGGACCGGCGGGTCCTGATGAAGTGCGAGGGCTTCAACTTCGCGCGCTCGAGCAAGCTCAAGCCCGCCCTCGAAATGGTGGCGCTGGCCGAGCGCGCGGGCGTGCTGCGCCCCGGCTCGACCATCGTCGAAACGTCGTCGGGCAACCTCGGCGTGGCGCTGAGCCTGGTCGCGGCCAGCCGCGGGTACCGGTTCGTCTGCGTGACCGACCCGCGCAGCACGCTGCTCACCCGGCAGCTGATGCAGAACCTCGGCACCGAGGTGCTGGTCGCCCCGGACCCGGCCGCGGGCCTGCGGCTCGTCCGACGGCTGTGCGCGGAGAACGACGGCTACACCTGGCTGGACCAGTACGTCAACGCGGGCAACTGGATGGCCCACTTCCGCTCGACCGGCCCGGACATCCTGCGCACGGTGCCGGATCTGGACGTGCTCTTCGTCGGGGTCGGCTCGGCCGGGACCCTCACCGGGTGCGCCCGCTACCTGCGCCAGGTCCGGCCGCAGGTGCGGATCGTCGCCGTCGAGTGCGTCGGCCCCGGGCCGCGGGCCGCCCGGCGCAGCACAGCCCTGCGCACGAGCGTGCGGTTCCCGGTCATCGACATGTCCCTTGTGGACGATCTGGTGCGGGTCGACGAAGCGGCCGCGATCCGCGAGTGCCGCCGGCTCGCGCTGCGCGGCTTCCTGCTCGGCGGCGGCTCCGGCATGGTGCTCGCGGGTGCGCTCGGCTGGCTGGAGGAGAACGACGCGGGCGGCGCCGAGCCCACGGCGGTGGTGATCTCGCCCGACCTCGGTGACCGCTACCTGGACACGATCTACCAGGACCAGTGGGTCAAGGACAACTACGGCCCCGAAGCGCTGCTCGACGGTGCCGAACCCGATTCCCGTTACGCCAAAACACTCTTCGAGGTGCCCTGA